One window of the Camelina sativa cultivar DH55 chromosome 1, Cs, whole genome shotgun sequence genome contains the following:
- the LOC104711048 gene encoding uncharacterized protein LOC104711048, whose amino-acid sequence MSILLRHLSKLNLKKPKDALKNQSVRLSQTPPYLTIGFWLKEDSLHLYDPVKEETIKISDKTLPEELNTLELQGISHGWGLFMDQNDSSVVRISDFFLPSASKSSPKITLLPPMCPLPDYKLESVKKVSMSTYPDQEDEECVIAVKFMGFQLSLCVPGRDSEWTNIVTPFEYFHNNSSLTYSKRDKSFYMLAPGSRFLASWHIHSKNWDYPKFHELQFHNIPRFWRSEWQLLDSCAKTEHLLEAPSGECFLVKWYGESLPCVFNEKETIYYKTNRFMVFRQEEASKDGVRSMCYTEDIGDICIFLGDNEPFCVQASSCPGLKPNSIYFMGYGFGVYDLATKTTQELGDKGLPGSVFACPYWIPPVFL is encoded by the exons ATGTCAATACTTCTCAGACATCTCTCAAAGCTAAATCTCAAGAAACCGAAAGATGCTCTC AAAAACCAGAGTGTTAGGTTGTCGCAAACCCCGCCCTATCTGACTATCGGCTTTTGGTTGAAAGAAGATTCGCTCCACTTGTACGACCCAGTCAAGGAAGAGACTATCAAAATTTCAGATAAAACACTCCCCGAGGAGCTCAATACGTTGGAATTGCAGGGAATATCACATGGTTGGGGACTTTTCATGGACCAAAATGACAGCTCTGTTGTACGTATCTCCGACTTCTTTCTCCCTTCAGCATCAAAATCATCCCCTAAGATCACGCTTCTGCCTCCTATGTGTCCTCTGCCCGATTACAAACTGGAGTCCGTGAAAAAAGTGTCAATGTCCACTTATCCTGACCAAGAGGATGAGGAATGTGTAATTGCTGTCAAGTTTATGGGATTTCAGTTGAGTCTCTGTGTACCCGGTCGAGACTCGGAGTGGACTAACATTGTAACCCCTTTTGAGTACTTCCACAACAACTCGAGTCTCACGTATTCCAAGAGAGATAAAAGTTTCTATATGCTCGCTCCAGGAAGCCGTTTCTTGGCTTCCTGGCATATCCATTCCAAGAACTGGGACTACCCAAAGTTCCACGAGTTGCAGTTTCACAACATTCCTAGGTTTTGGCGGTCGGAGTGGCAGCTATTGGATTCGTGTGCCAAGACTGAACACTTATTGGAGGCCCCCTCGGGCGAATGTTTCCTCGTcaagtg GTATGGGGAGAGCTTGCCTTGTGTGTTcaatgagaaagaaacaatctACTATAAGACAAACCGGTTCATGGTCTTCAGACAGGAAGAGGCAAGTAAAGATGGAGTAAGAAGCATGTGTTACACAGAGGACATTGGAGATATATGCATCTTCCTTGGAGACAATGAGCCTTTTTGTGTTCAAGCCAGCTCATGCCCTGGTCTCAAGCCTAACTCTATCTATTTCATGGGTTACGGCTTTGGAGTTTATGACCTCGCAACCAAAACTACCCAAGAGTTGGGTGACAAAGGTTTACCAGGCTCAGTATTTGCTTGCCCGTACTGGATTCCTCCGGTTTTTctctag
- the LOC104711069 gene encoding replication protein A 70 kDa DNA-binding subunit B-like produces MVASYAFLRDVKPFKTSWKVQVCVLHTWRTDTTQFGESFDMVLADAQGTMIHATVKKNLMNRFENKITQGEWRSVENFGLSFAGGQFKPTGHQYKMSFMTQTVVARIEPLFDEPYISLSRFDYVISGNLNPNFLIVVNVGAMETIDVNNKPAKKIDVELRDESDVRLTCTLWGSFADQIYAACQDVDVEMVICLLRFAKIKIYNDVRTIANAFNASQLTINPEYDQIVEFKNKLPNDGLALTLLESKPKCELQLANNGEFYAQHVNGTIQDILNSIEVGKVKLICTIYAIDCDWAWYYIACKKCNKKVSKMKSTTNGNASVTKKQKWQCDTCHAQVTNILARFKTHVKVMDQTGQMKLMLFDSPAVEIVGCTANSLIEGPFDEMEDPENLPAAIRNLVGKTYQFLVSIENDNLWNELDTYKVSKVLSKDGTNDDDVTELSHGGDNPTDDSTGDQVTLLLISSEEASESTTPSSKRSTSDSNVPLDNASATKKLCLDHIKVVNIKQENLTKGEIMAQAKTAIAGMVEGGNGATYKKK; encoded by the exons ATGGTTGCTTCCTATGCTTTCCTCCGAGATGTCAAGCCTTTCAAAACTTCCTGGAAAGTGCAAGTCTGTGTCCTTCATACATGGAGAACAGATACAACACAATTTGGTGAATCATTTGACATGGTGCTCGCTGATGCTCAG GGAACAATGATTCATGCTACAGTGAAAAAGAATCTGATGAATCGGTTCGAGAACAAGATCACTCAAGGAGAATGGAGATCTGTTGAAAATTTCGGGTTAAGTTTTGCCGGTGGCCAATTCAAACCAACTGGTCATCAATACAAGATGAGTTTCATGACTCAAACCGTTGTGGCAAGGATAGAACCTCTCTTTGACGAGCCATACATATCTCTTTCCCGATTTGATTATGTAATATCCGGGAACCTCAACCCAAACTTCCTAATAG TGGTTAATGTTGGTGCAATGGAGACAATAGATGTTAACAACAAGCCAGCAAAAAAGATTGATGTTGAACTCAGGGATGAGAg TGATGTAAGGTTAACATGTACTTTATGGGGATCATTTGCTGATCAAATCTACGCTGCATGTCAAGACGTCGATGTGGAAATGGTGATTTGTCTTCTGAGATTtgctaaaatcaaaatctacaaTG ATGTAAGGACAATAGCAAATGCTTTCAATGCCTCACAACTCACAATAAATCCAGAGTATGATCAGATTGTCGAGTTCAAGAATAA GTTGCCAAATGATGGTCTTGCTCTCACTTTACTTGAGAGCAAACCAAAATGTGAGCTACAGTTAGCAAATAATGGAGAATTCTACGCTCAACATGTGAATGGGACCATCCAAGATATCTTGAACTCGATTGAG GTTGGTAAGGTTAAGCTGATATGTACTATTTACGCCATAGACTGTGACTGGGCGTGGTACTACATTGCATGTAAAAAGTGTAATAAGAAGGTTTCCAAGATGAAGTCTACTACTAATGGAAATGCATCTGTTACAAAGAAACAGAAGTGgcagtgtgatacttgccatgCACAAGTGACTAATATCTTAGCAAG GTTCAAAACACATGTCAAGGTGATGGATCAAACAGGACAGATGAAATTAATGCTTTTCGATAGCCCAGCTGTTGAGATTGTTGGTTGTACCGCTAACAGTCTAATTGAAGGACCCTTTGATGAG ATGGAAGATCCAGAAAATTTGCCAGCAGCTATCAGGAATTTGGTTGGGAAAACTTACCAGTTTCTGGTAAGCATTGAAAACGACAACTTGTGGAATGAGTTGGATACCTACAAGGTTTCAAAAGTTCTTTCCAAGGATGGTACTAACGATGATGATGTGACTGAGCTGTCTCATGGTGGAGATAATCCAACTGATGATAGCACCGGTGATCAG GTAACCCTACTACTTATAAGTAGTGAAGAAGCTTCTGAGTCTACCACTCCTTCTTCCAAGCGATCAACCAGTGATTCAAATGTTCCTCTAGATAATGCTTCTGCTACCAAGAAACTTTGTTTGGATCACATCAAGGTTGTCAACATAAAACAGGAGAATCTCACAAAGGGTGAGATTATGGCACAGGCAAAGACGGCTATTGCAGGGATGGTAGAAGGAGGCAATGGGGCTACTTACAAGAAGAAGTGA
- the LOC104702287 gene encoding uncharacterized protein LOC104702287, which translates to MESSLPSPFGDPAPNLSDSELRETAYEILVAACRTTGSRPLTYTPQSPKSDRSNGVTTAGLSPSPSLHRSLTSTAASKVKKALGMKKRNGDGDGGGGASSGQPDRSKKSVTVGELVRVQMRISEQIDSRIRRALLRIASGQLGRRVEMMVLPLELLQQLKASDFSDQEDYESWQRRNLKLLEAGLILYPCVPLTKSDKSVQQLKQIIRSGLERPLDTGKITGETQNLRSLVMSLASRSDNNGIGSETCHWADGFPLNLRIYKMLLESCFDVNDELLIVEEVDEVLELVKKTWPVLGMDQMIHNVCFLWVLFNRYVTTGQVENDLLVAAHNLILEIENDAKETNDPVYSKILSSVLSLIVDWAEKILLAYHDTFNIDNVETLETTVSLGILVAKVLGEDTSSEYRRKKKHADSGRDRVDTYIRSSLRMAFSQTKRMVEHSKKSKSRQNTSNLPALAILAEDIGHLAFNEKAIFSPILKSWHPLAAGVAAATLHSCYGTELKKFMSGITELTPDAIRVLTAADKLEKDLVQIAVQDAVDSEDGGKSVIREMPPFEAEVVIGNLVKSWIKTRVDRLKEWIDRNLQQEVWNPRSNKLGIAPSAVDVLRMVDETLEAFFLLPILMHQVLLPELTSGLDKCMQHYVSKAKSSCGSRNTFLPALPALTRCTVGSRLHGVFKKKEKPMVASHRRKSQSASSNDSAEIIQFCCRINTLQYIRTEIESSGRKTLNRLPDSEVASLDGNGKVFEQSIGYCSKGIQQLSEATAYKIVFHDLSYVLWDGLYIGEVPSSRIELFLQELERCLEIISSTVHDRVRTRVISDIMRASFDGFLLVLLAGGPSRGFTVQDSAAVEEDFKFLCDLFWSNGDGLPLDLIEKVSTTVKSILPLLRTDTDSLIERFKAVCLENHGSDRGKLPLPPTSGPWSPTEPNTLLRVLCYRYDESATKFLKKAYNLPRKLT; encoded by the exons ATGGAATCATCGTTACCTTCACCATTTGGCGATCCAGCTCCTAATTTATCTGATTCGGAGCTCCGAGAAACCGCTTACGAGATCTTAGTCGCTGCTTGCCGGACCACCGGAAGTCGTCCGCTCACTTACACCCCTCAATCCCCCAAATCTGATCGGAGCAACGGTGTGACGACGGCGGGTTTATCTCCATCACCTTCGCTTCATAGATCTCTTACGTCTACAGCTGCTAGTAAGGTGAAGAAGGCCTTAGGGATGAAGAAACGAAACGGTGACGGAGACGGAGGCGGAGGAGCATCGTCTGGTCAACCTGATCGGAGTAAGAAATCCGTCACGGTTGGTGAGTTGGTTCGTGTACAGATGCGAATTTCTGAACAGATCGATTCAAGGATTCGTAGAGCTCTTCTTAGGATCGCTTCTGGTCAG CTTGGGAGGCGTGTGGAGATGATGGTGTTACCTCTTGAGCTTCTTCAACAGCTTAAAGCTTCAGATTTTTCAGATCAAGAAGACTATGAATCATGGCAGAGAAGAAACTTGAAGCTTCTTGAAGCCGGTTTGATATTATATCCTTGTGTGCCGTTAACTAAATCGGATAAATCTGTTCAACAGCTTAAGCAGATCATCAGGTCAGGTCTCGAGAGGCCGTTAGATACCGGGAAGATTACAGGGGAGACGCAGAATCTTAGGAGTTTAGTAATGTCTCTTGCTAGTCGGTCTGACAACAATGGGATTGGTTCCGAGACTTGTCATTGGGCTGATGGGTTTCCGCTGAATCTTAGAATCTATAAAATGCTCTTAGAGTCTTGTTTTGATGTGAACGATGAGTTGTTGATCGTTGAAGAAGTAGATGAAGTTTTGGAGCTTGTCAAGAAAACATGGCCTGTCTTGGGTATGGATCAGATGATTCACAACGTTTGTTTTCTCTGGGTGTTGTTTAATCGGTATGTTACAACTGGACAAGTGGAGAATGACTTGCTTGTAGCTGCTCATAACTTGATACTCGAAATCGAGAACGACGCAAAGGAGACGAATGATCCTGTGTATTCAAAGATCTTGAGTTCTGTTTTAAGTTTGATTGTGGATTGGGCTGAGAAGATACTTCTTGCTTACCATGATACTTTCAACATTGATAACGTCGAGACGCTTGAAACTACAGTTTCTTTGGGGATTTTGGTAGCTAAAGTACTAGGTGAAGATACTTCTAGTGAGTATAGAAGGAAAAAGAAGCATGCCGATTCAGGTCGTGATCGTGTCGATACCTATATCAGATCTTCTTTGCGTATGGCCTTTTCACAG ACAAAGAGGATGGTGGAACATAGCAAGAAATCAAAATCCCGTCAGAACACTAGCAATCTTCCGGCTCTTGCGATTCTTGCAGAGGATATTGGTCATTTAGCTTTCAACGAGAAGGCTATATTTAGTCCAATCTTAAAGAGCTGGCATCCTCTTGCAGCTGGTGTGGCTGCAGCTACGCTTCATTCATGCTACGGAACTGAATTGAAGAAGTTCATGTCTGGTATTACTGAGTTGACGCCGGATGCTATAAGAGTACTCACCGCTGCAGATAAGCTTGAGAAGGATCTGGTGCAGATCGCAGTTCAAGATGCAGTAGATAGTGAAGATGGCGGGAAATCAGTTATTAGAGAGATGCCTCCTTTTGAAGCTGAAGTTGTTATTGGCAACCTTGTGAAATCATGGATCAAGACTAGAGTCGATAGGCTTAAGGAGTGGATTGACCGGAATCTCCAGCAAGAG GTATGGAATCCGAGATCGAATAAACTTGGTATCGCTCCTTCTGCAGTTGATGTACTGAGGATGGTAGATGAGACATTGGAAGCGTTTTTCTTGTTGCCAATACTAATGCATCAAGTTTTACTTCCTGAGCTAACGTCAGGTCTCGACAAATGTATGCAGCATTACGTATCAAAGGCGAAATCTTCCTGCG GCTCGCGGAATACGTTTCTACCTGCTCTGCCCGCTTTAACAAGATGCACGGTCGGGTCGAGACTACATGGTGTatttaagaaaaaggagaagCCAATGGTAGCTTCTCACAGGAGGAAATCTCAGTCAGCGTCGAGTAATGACTCGGCAGAAATAATTCAGTTCTGTTGCAGAATCAACACTCTGCAGTACATTAGGACGGAGATCGAATCATCGGGGAGAAAAACATTGAACCGTCTCCCAGATTCCGAAGTTGCTTCTTTGGATGGTAACGGTAAAGTCTTTGAACAGTCCATTGGTTATTGCTCGAAAGGAATACAGCAACTGTCTGAAGCAACTGCTTACAAGATCGTCTTCCACGATCTGAGCTACGTTCTCTGGGATGGTCTGTATATCGGGGAAGTTCCTTCCTCGAGGATCGAGCTGTTTCTTCAAGAGCTCGAACGGTGCCTTGAGATCATCTCCTCAACGGTTCATGACAGAGTCCGAACAAGAGTCATTTCAGACATCATGAGAGCTTCTTTCGACGGGTTCTTATTGGTCCTCCTAGCAGGTGGACCATCACGTGGCTTTACAGTTCAAGACTCTGCTGCGGTGGAGGAGGATTTCAAGTTTCTGTGTGATCTTTTCTGGTCAAATGGAGATGGTTTGCCTTTGGATTTAATCGAGAAGGTTTCGACGACGGTCAAGAGTATACTTCCGCTGCTGCGCACTGATACAGACTCTTTGATTGAACGTTTTAAAGCTGTGTGTCTCGAGAATCATGGTTCTGACAGAGGGAAGCTTCCACTACCGCCAACTTCTGGTCCGTGGAGTCCAACAGAACCAAACACACTTTTAAGAGTATTGTGTTACCGTTATGATGAGTCTGCTACTAAGTTTCTGAAGAAGGCGTATAACTTGCCCAGGAAGCTAACCTGA